A single Aminobacterium mobile DSM 12262 DNA region contains:
- the cysE gene encoding serine O-acetyltransferase, with protein MRKNSFLQSAWETLKADVQAIPQNDPAFKGGVGGWMEVFLCYPGLHAIMAHRLIHFLHAQLHIPLLPRLLSQIMRWLTGIEIHPGAIIGKGFFIDHGMGIVIGETAVIGNNVTLYHSVTLGGTGKERGKRHPTVCNNVMIGAGACLLGNITVGEGAKIGAGSVVVTDVPPGTTIVGIPGMALQYHRKIRHTMVQEDLLKRIEILEKELAILKNNAKEAA; from the coding sequence ATGAGAAAAAATAGTTTTTTACAATCAGCTTGGGAAACACTCAAGGCTGATGTTCAGGCAATACCCCAAAATGATCCCGCCTTTAAAGGAGGAGTGGGAGGATGGATGGAAGTATTTTTATGCTATCCAGGTCTTCACGCCATTATGGCTCATCGACTTATACATTTTCTTCACGCTCAGCTGCACATACCTCTTCTACCAAGGCTCTTGAGCCAAATTATGAGATGGCTTACCGGCATTGAAATTCACCCAGGCGCCATTATCGGGAAGGGATTTTTTATCGATCATGGCATGGGGATCGTTATAGGAGAGACAGCGGTTATAGGCAACAATGTGACTCTGTATCACAGTGTAACTCTTGGTGGAACAGGAAAAGAGCGCGGGAAACGTCATCCTACCGTCTGCAATAACGTCATGATTGGGGCAGGAGCCTGCCTTTTAGGGAATATTACAGTGGGGGAAGGAGCTAAAATCGGCGCTGGCAGCGTGGTGGTAACAGATGTTCCTCCAGGAACAACTATCGTAGGTATTCCAGGCATGGCACTTCAATATCACCGAAAGATACGGCACACAATGGTTCAAGAAGATCTTCTGAAAAGAATAGAGATTTTAGAGAAAGAATTAGCCATACTAAAAAATAATGCAAAGGAGGCAGCATAA
- the cysK gene encoding cysteine synthase A, with protein sequence MIFRTDKIALRNLIGQTPLYMFRPIEKGATIAIKLEGTNIGGSVKDRAAWGMLRYAEGKGMLHSNTTLVEPTSGNTGIALALLGQALGLRVILTMPESMSIERRSVLRAYGADLQLSPAQEGMRGAISLAQQILKEIPGAYMPDQFNNPGNPWAHRITTGPEILSDLNGHSIAAFVAGIGTGGTLSGTAALLKTCYPEMEIVGVEPANSAVLSGKPAGSHKIQGIGAGFIPGTLRRELLTKVLPVEDEAALDTTQWLARRHGLFCGISTGANIWAAMEVAKKVSPEEIIVTIACDRGDKYLSTEAFSSTARD encoded by the coding sequence ATGATCTTTCGCACAGATAAGATAGCGTTGCGCAACCTTATAGGACAGACTCCTCTTTATATGTTCAGACCTATAGAAAAAGGTGCCACCATAGCGATAAAACTGGAGGGGACAAATATCGGAGGATCTGTAAAAGACAGGGCTGCCTGGGGAATGCTCCGATATGCAGAGGGAAAGGGAATGCTGCACTCAAACACAACCCTCGTAGAACCCACTTCGGGAAACACGGGTATAGCATTAGCTTTGCTCGGTCAGGCATTAGGCCTCCGCGTTATTCTTACAATGCCTGAATCCATGTCCATAGAACGTCGATCGGTGCTCCGTGCCTATGGGGCTGATCTCCAGCTCTCTCCTGCTCAAGAGGGAATGAGAGGAGCTATTTCTTTGGCCCAACAGATTCTAAAAGAAATACCGGGAGCGTATATGCCAGATCAATTCAATAACCCGGGAAACCCTTGGGCTCATCGTATCACTACCGGGCCAGAAATTCTTTCTGATTTAAATGGACACTCTATAGCTGCTTTTGTTGCAGGGATAGGGACAGGGGGGACTCTGTCTGGGACAGCCGCTTTGTTGAAAACATGTTATCCCGAAATGGAGATTGTAGGGGTGGAACCTGCTAATAGTGCTGTATTAAGCGGTAAACCAGCTGGTTCTCATAAAATACAGGGAATTGGAGCAGGGTTTATACCCGGCACTCTTCGGCGAGAACTTCTCACTAAAGTTCTTCCTGTGGAAGATGAAGCCGCTCTCGATACAACTCAATGGCTTGCTCGAAGACATGGGCTTTTTTGCGGCATATCCACAGGAGCTAATATCTGGGCTGCTATGGAAGTGGCAAAAAAAGTCTCCCCTGAGGAAATTATAGTCACTATTGCCTGTGACAGAGGAGACAAATATTTAAGTACTGAAGCCTTTTCTTCCACCGCTCGAGATTAG
- a CDS encoding nitroreductase family protein, giving the protein MNLVLETIKNRRSIRRYLPQQIRDEELSLILEAGVWAPSAHNEQPWHFSVIQKEELIDMMSEKTIAMMKKSRLEWVRKMGEREGFHVFYNAPTVIVVSGKTGGEALLKPIADCSAAIQNILLAAESLGIGTCWIGFTGLFFVTATKEELQNLGIPEGYEPFYSIAVGYKSPDHLYSAPRRKQNAITYIR; this is encoded by the coding sequence ATGAATCTTGTACTAGAAACTATCAAAAATCGAAGAAGTATTCGGCGATATTTACCGCAGCAAATTCGAGACGAAGAGCTCTCCCTTATTCTTGAAGCGGGAGTTTGGGCTCCAAGTGCTCATAATGAACAGCCATGGCATTTTAGTGTTATACAAAAGGAAGAGCTTATCGATATGATGAGCGAAAAAACTATTGCCATGATGAAGAAGTCACGTCTTGAATGGGTTCGTAAAATGGGAGAACGTGAAGGGTTCCATGTGTTTTATAACGCTCCAACTGTCATAGTCGTTTCTGGAAAGACAGGAGGAGAGGCATTACTTAAGCCAATAGCGGATTGTTCGGCGGCCATTCAAAATATACTATTAGCGGCGGAATCTCTTGGTATTGGAACATGCTGGATCGGTTTTACAGGGCTCTTCTTCGTTACAGCTACGAAGGAAGAACTTCAAAATTTAGGTATACCAGAGGGCTATGAACCTTTCTATTCTATAGCCGTAGGATACAAAAGCCCTGATCATCTCTATAGTGCTCCGAGAAGGAAACAAAACGCCATTACATATATACGATAG
- a CDS encoding NAD(P)/FAD-dependent oxidoreductase, with the protein MRYDVVIVGSGPAGIFAAIELVKDQKKVLIVDKGKVIKDRRCPILEGRSSVCVNCDSCNIVSGWGGAGSASDGKLTLTTGFGGNLEECIGEDALEELIRYVDDTFVHFGADKKYYEPSGEIVKETIRKAASKGIKIIPARIRHIGTDASRMVLNNMYEELKDKCDILMNTEVKEIVVRNGVAEGILLEDGRQIEADSVILAPGREGSSWLEGIVNRYNLSIASMPVDIGVRVEVPDSICEDLTRHFYEVKCLYNTPTFDDRCRTFCMNPSGFVVHEYNKAHDLVTVNGHSLKNVKSKNTNFAVLVTKNFTQPFNNPIGYATHIAKLANMLAGGGILVQRLGDLRDGRRSTEARIARGMVHPTAKAQPGDLSLVLPHRFLTDIVEFIEALNIIMPGINMNDTLLYGVEIKLYSLRLELKSSLETPAIRHLYMAGDGAGVSRGIIQAAASGVVAARSIIFENK; encoded by the coding sequence TTGAGATATGACGTGGTCATAGTGGGTTCTGGCCCTGCCGGGATCTTTGCGGCCATTGAATTGGTAAAAGATCAAAAGAAAGTTCTTATTGTGGATAAAGGGAAGGTCATTAAAGATAGACGATGTCCTATTCTTGAGGGGCGTTCTTCAGTTTGCGTAAACTGTGATTCCTGCAACATTGTTTCTGGATGGGGTGGGGCAGGCTCTGCTTCTGATGGGAAGCTGACATTGACCACAGGTTTTGGTGGGAACCTAGAAGAATGTATAGGTGAAGATGCCCTTGAAGAACTGATCCGTTATGTGGACGATACCTTCGTCCATTTCGGTGCTGATAAAAAATATTATGAGCCTTCAGGAGAAATAGTAAAAGAGACTATCAGGAAGGCAGCAAGCAAGGGAATTAAAATTATCCCTGCCCGTATTCGACATATAGGAACAGACGCTTCCCGTATGGTCCTCAATAATATGTATGAAGAACTAAAGGACAAGTGCGATATTCTTATGAATACGGAAGTAAAAGAGATAGTGGTACGAAACGGCGTTGCTGAAGGTATTCTTCTTGAAGATGGAAGACAAATTGAGGCAGATTCTGTGATTCTTGCTCCAGGAAGAGAGGGGAGTTCGTGGCTTGAGGGTATTGTCAATCGCTATAATCTCTCCATTGCTTCTATGCCTGTGGATATTGGGGTTCGAGTGGAAGTGCCTGACAGTATTTGCGAAGATCTTACCCGACATTTTTATGAGGTCAAATGCTTATACAATACCCCTACTTTTGATGATCGTTGCCGCACTTTTTGTATGAACCCATCGGGTTTTGTGGTCCATGAATATAATAAAGCGCATGATCTTGTAACGGTAAACGGCCATAGCTTAAAGAACGTAAAGTCTAAAAATACGAATTTTGCTGTATTGGTGACGAAGAACTTTACCCAACCCTTTAATAATCCCATCGGTTACGCTACCCATATTGCAAAACTTGCTAATATGTTGGCGGGAGGAGGCATCCTTGTACAGCGTCTTGGTGATTTACGGGATGGTCGACGCTCTACGGAAGCTAGGATTGCCAGAGGAATGGTTCATCCTACAGCGAAAGCTCAGCCCGGAGACCTCAGTCTCGTGCTCCCTCATCGTTTCCTTACTGATATTGTGGAATTTATAGAGGCACTGAATATTATTATGCCGGGGATCAATATGAACGATACCCTTCTCTATGGTGTAGAAATAAAATTATATTCCTTGCGGTTAGAACTGAAGAGTTCTTTGGAAACGCCAGCAATTCGCCACCTCTATATGGCTGGTGATGGCGCAGGGGTCAGTCGAGGTATTATCCAGGCGGCAGCGAGTGGAGTTGTGGCCGCTCGTTCTATAATTTTCGAAAATAAATAA
- a CDS encoding TRAP transporter large permease, which translates to MTTILFASMLLFFMMNVPIAIAIGLSSVAAIFFSGSVPLIVLVQKMFTATDSFPLMAVPFFILAGSLMEFGGISRRLVDFANSIVGRFSGGLAFVAIIASMFFGAISGAAVATVAAIGTILIPAMVRRGYDKPFATAVQATAGTLGVMIPPSIPMIIYGVLTGVSIGALFMGGILPGILVGFSLMFVAWLISRKKGYRGDEKASLGKIFGTFKEAILALLMPVIILGGIYGGVFTPTEAAVVAVVYGFIVGFFVYKELNIKQLKDIFVTTVIGTAMIMFIIATSSVFSWILTAQQVPQAVASAILSISKSPVIILLLINLLLLFIGTFMETVAAIIILVPVLLPVVTQIGMDPLHFGIVLVVNLAIGMVTPPLGVCLFIGCSIADIKLEDITKAVWPFILIMVVDVLLLTYLPCISTIVPKLAGLY; encoded by the coding sequence ATGACTACTATCCTTTTTGCCAGTATGCTTCTCTTTTTTATGATGAACGTTCCCATTGCTATTGCTATAGGCCTGTCATCTGTTGCGGCTATCTTTTTTTCAGGATCAGTGCCTCTCATAGTGCTTGTGCAGAAAATGTTTACTGCTACAGATTCTTTCCCTCTCATGGCCGTTCCATTTTTTATTCTTGCCGGTTCTCTTATGGAGTTTGGCGGCATATCCAGGAGGCTTGTAGATTTTGCTAACTCTATAGTAGGACGTTTTTCAGGAGGGCTTGCCTTTGTGGCTATTATTGCCAGTATGTTTTTCGGAGCTATCTCCGGTGCTGCGGTGGCTACAGTGGCAGCTATTGGAACCATCCTTATCCCGGCTATGGTAAGACGAGGGTACGATAAACCTTTTGCTACAGCTGTACAGGCTACGGCTGGGACTTTGGGGGTCATGATTCCTCCCAGTATCCCCATGATTATTTACGGTGTCCTTACAGGAGTCTCTATAGGAGCACTCTTTATGGGCGGAATTCTTCCTGGCATTCTTGTGGGTTTTTCTCTTATGTTTGTGGCATGGCTTATCTCCAGGAAGAAGGGGTATAGGGGAGACGAAAAAGCTTCCTTAGGTAAAATTTTCGGGACGTTTAAAGAAGCTATTTTGGCTCTTTTAATGCCTGTCATTATTTTAGGGGGTATCTACGGTGGCGTCTTTACCCCTACAGAAGCGGCAGTGGTAGCTGTAGTCTACGGTTTTATTGTGGGCTTCTTCGTTTATAAAGAATTGAATATAAAACAGTTGAAGGATATTTTTGTTACCACTGTTATTGGTACGGCTATGATTATGTTCATTATCGCTACTTCCTCTGTCTTTAGCTGGATTCTTACCGCCCAGCAAGTGCCTCAGGCGGTGGCATCGGCAATTCTTTCCATATCAAAGAGCCCTGTTATCATTCTGTTGCTTATCAACTTGTTGCTTCTTTTCATAGGGACATTTATGGAAACAGTAGCAGCTATTATTATCCTAGTGCCTGTTTTGCTTCCTGTGGTCACTCAGATTGGCATGGATCCTCTCCATTTTGGAATCGTACTGGTTGTTAACCTTGCTATAGGTATGGTAACGCCACCTTTGGGTGTATGTCTTTTCATAGGATGCAGCATTGCTGATATTAAGCTTGAAGATATTACAAAAGCTGTCTGGCCATTTATTCTTATTATGGTAGTAGACGTGCTTCTCCTTACGTACCTGCCTTGTATTTCTACAATCGTTCCTAAACTTGCAGGACTCTATTAA
- a CDS encoding TRAP transporter small permease yields the protein MKKLLDGVNRAVEYVVSIMLLVMVIVVFLQVIFRFVLHSSLPWSEELSRYILVWISFLGASIGVRRGAHIGVEAVTNLLPYGLKKGVSFLATLCATVFFVLMVVYGYKILPIVRGQLSPAMEISMAIPYSSVLVGGALMFLYSIDEAITIVIGRKDVSQ from the coding sequence ATGAAAAAGTTATTAGACGGAGTGAACCGAGCCGTTGAATATGTAGTAAGTATCATGCTTCTCGTAATGGTTATCGTTGTATTTCTTCAAGTCATCTTCCGGTTTGTTCTTCACTCATCTCTGCCATGGTCTGAAGAGCTGTCCCGATATATTCTCGTATGGATCTCTTTTTTGGGAGCCAGTATTGGAGTCAGGCGTGGAGCTCATATTGGAGTGGAAGCCGTTACAAACTTGCTTCCTTATGGCTTGAAAAAAGGAGTCTCCTTTCTCGCCACTCTTTGTGCGACAGTATTTTTTGTCCTTATGGTTGTTTATGGATATAAGATTCTTCCTATAGTAAGGGGGCAATTGTCCCCTGCTATGGAGATATCCATGGCTATTCCCTACTCTTCCGTACTTGTCGGTGGAGCCCTTATGTTCCTCTATTCCATTGATGAGGCTATTACTATTGTGATAGGAAGAAAGGATGTATCCCAATGA
- a CDS encoding TRAP transporter substrate-binding protein: MKQWRFESRFFVVGLLLCTLAMFMSEPAMAAKYSFKLGHSVSDQHPYHLGAVRFKEIVEKETNGDIEINLFPNNQLGTGERDLVEGMQIGTVDMVVSSTGPMSGFEKKFMIFDFPFLFKDKNHAYATLDGEIGQYIMGLLEKQGLKGLAWYENGFRHLTNSKRPVNTPEDAKGLKLRTMENKVQMAIWKALGADPTPMAWGEVFTALQQGTVDGQENPIPILFTQKIYEVQKYASLTGHVFSPSMLLMSKSRFDKLSKEYQDVILKAAQESAVYEREQITKMEDEQITKLKELGMEINEPDKAAFREATKSVYDEFRGELGDDAKLLDQILAAN; this comes from the coding sequence TTGAAACAGTGGCGTTTTGAAAGCAGATTTTTTGTTGTTGGGCTTTTATTGTGCACTCTGGCGATGTTTATGAGTGAACCGGCGATGGCGGCCAAGTATTCCTTCAAATTAGGACATTCCGTAAGCGATCAGCATCCATATCACCTCGGCGCTGTTCGTTTTAAAGAAATAGTGGAGAAAGAAACGAATGGAGATATAGAGATCAATCTCTTCCCTAACAACCAGCTTGGAACTGGAGAGAGAGATCTTGTAGAGGGGATGCAGATTGGCACTGTCGATATGGTAGTGTCTTCCACAGGCCCTATGAGCGGTTTTGAGAAAAAATTCATGATCTTCGATTTCCCATTCCTCTTCAAAGACAAAAACCATGCTTACGCCACTCTTGATGGAGAGATTGGGCAGTATATTATGGGGCTTCTTGAGAAGCAGGGTCTTAAAGGTTTAGCATGGTATGAAAATGGGTTCCGCCACCTTACTAACTCGAAGCGACCTGTAAATACTCCAGAAGATGCCAAAGGGCTTAAGCTGAGAACTATGGAAAATAAGGTTCAGATGGCGATCTGGAAGGCTCTTGGCGCTGATCCTACTCCTATGGCGTGGGGAGAAGTCTTTACAGCCCTGCAACAAGGGACAGTAGATGGACAGGAAAATCCCATTCCTATCCTCTTCACCCAGAAGATCTATGAAGTGCAGAAATATGCTTCTCTGACAGGCCATGTTTTCTCTCCGTCTATGCTTCTTATGAGCAAATCTCGCTTTGACAAGCTGTCGAAAGAATATCAGGACGTTATATTGAAGGCAGCTCAGGAATCTGCCGTATACGAACGAGAACAAATCACGAAGATGGAAGACGAACAGATCACAAAGCTAAAGGAGCTCGGAATGGAAATTAATGAGCCGGATAAAGCTGCTTTCCGCGAAGCGACAAAATCTGTTTACGATGAGTTCCGCGGAGAACTTGGTGACGACGCGAAACTTCTTGATCAGATTCTAGCTGCTAATTAA
- a CDS encoding ketopantoate reductase family protein, producing the protein MKIAVLGSGAMGCLYGGKLAEAGLNVTLIDVWKEHVDAINAHGLSVEGIGGDRVIKNIKAVTTPEEVKECDLLIVFVKATLTSQAMESARCIIGPHTSVLTLQNGLGNVEKISAVVGKEKVIAGVTGHGSTLLGPGKIRHAGQGNTVIGELDGKIDERLEAVGSVLEKGGFSVTLSNNVMGLIWGKLIVNIGINALTAVTGLKNGRLVDFSETEELLCGAVEEAMAVAKAKGISLEIGDPVEHTKKVARLTAENRSSMLQDVSNKRKTEISVINGAVVEEGVQYGVPTPINKVLYNLVSVKEKTYNEV; encoded by the coding sequence ATGAAAATAGCAGTACTTGGCTCAGGAGCCATGGGGTGTCTCTATGGCGGGAAGTTGGCCGAAGCAGGTCTTAATGTCACCCTCATTGATGTTTGGAAAGAACATGTTGATGCTATTAATGCCCATGGCCTTTCTGTGGAAGGTATTGGTGGCGATAGAGTAATAAAAAATATTAAAGCAGTAACAACACCTGAAGAGGTTAAAGAGTGCGATCTGCTTATTGTTTTTGTGAAAGCTACCCTTACCTCTCAAGCTATGGAAAGTGCTCGATGTATTATAGGGCCTCATACGAGTGTTTTAACCCTCCAGAATGGCTTGGGAAATGTTGAAAAAATTAGCGCTGTAGTGGGCAAAGAAAAAGTTATTGCTGGCGTAACAGGTCATGGATCTACACTTCTTGGACCGGGTAAAATTCGCCATGCGGGGCAGGGGAATACTGTCATTGGCGAGTTGGATGGTAAGATTGACGAAAGGTTAGAGGCGGTGGGTTCCGTTTTAGAAAAGGGAGGTTTTTCCGTAACCCTTTCCAATAATGTTATGGGGCTTATTTGGGGAAAACTCATTGTTAATATTGGCATTAATGCCCTCACAGCTGTTACTGGCCTGAAGAATGGGCGTCTTGTAGACTTTTCTGAAACGGAAGAGCTCCTTTGTGGCGCTGTAGAGGAAGCCATGGCTGTTGCTAAAGCAAAAGGAATCTCATTAGAAATAGGCGATCCGGTGGAACATACCAAAAAGGTAGCGCGTCTTACAGCAGAAAACCGGTCTTCCATGCTTCAGGATGTTTCCAATAAACGAAAAACAGAGATAAGTGTTATTAATGGGGCAGTGGTGGAAGAAGGGGTTCAATACGGAGTTCCAACGCCGATAAACAAGGTGTTGTATAACCTTGTTTCGGTGAAGGAAAAAACATATAACGAAGTCTAA
- the panB gene encoding 3-methyl-2-oxobutanoate hydroxymethyltransferase has translation MAKVTIQKLKEMKDKGEKISMVTAYDYAQAVLVEKAGIEIILVGDSLSMTILGNEGTVPLTTDEMVSHIKPVVKGAPTPMIVGDMVFGSYNESISQAIHSANRLMKEGGCDVIKLEGGRPEVVSAIVEAGIPVQGHIGLTPQTASMLGGFKVQGKSLEAAQKIVDDAKALEDAGAFSIVVECVPEELGRAITEAVSVPVIGIGAGRYTDGQVLVFHDMLGLFDKFLPKFVKQYAQIGDEIVKALGEYKNDVRSGGFPSDEFVFGGLTREDLKDLRK, from the coding sequence ATGGCAAAAGTAACAATTCAGAAATTGAAAGAAATGAAGGATAAGGGCGAAAAAATATCTATGGTTACAGCTTATGACTATGCTCAGGCTGTTTTGGTAGAGAAGGCGGGGATCGAAATTATTCTCGTAGGCGATTCCCTGTCCATGACTATATTGGGCAATGAAGGAACAGTCCCTCTTACTACAGATGAAATGGTGTCTCACATCAAACCGGTAGTAAAGGGAGCTCCCACTCCTATGATCGTAGGCGATATGGTTTTTGGCTCTTACAACGAAAGCATCTCTCAGGCTATTCATAGCGCCAATCGCCTTATGAAAGAAGGCGGGTGCGACGTAATCAAGCTTGAAGGCGGTCGCCCGGAAGTAGTTTCTGCCATTGTGGAAGCCGGTATTCCTGTTCAGGGTCATATTGGTCTTACCCCCCAGACTGCTTCTATGCTTGGCGGATTTAAGGTGCAGGGAAAGAGCCTTGAAGCGGCTCAAAAGATTGTTGATGATGCTAAGGCTCTCGAGGATGCCGGTGCTTTTTCCATTGTTGTAGAGTGTGTTCCCGAAGAACTTGGTCGAGCTATTACTGAAGCCGTTTCAGTGCCAGTTATCGGCATTGGCGCTGGTCGTTACACAGATGGCCAGGTCCTTGTTTTCCACGATATGCTGGGACTTTTCGACAAATTTTTGCCTAAATTTGTAAAACAGTACGCTCAAATTGGTGATGAGATTGTTAAAGCTCTTGGGGAGTATAAAAATGACGTTCGCAGTGGTGGCTTCCCCAGCGACGAGTTTGTTTTTGGCGGTTTAACTCGGGAAGATTTGAAGGATCTGCGTAAATAA
- a CDS encoding M20 family metallopeptidase encodes MYKDVLRFFDEEGLIKCTQDLVRINSVFDPDVEGANESRVTEYLEKLLHKEGFEVHVDEVVPGRSNVIAFLRGKEPGKTLLFEGHQDVVSIGDPQKWKYDPFGGEIVEVDGKKRMYGRGTNDTKGNTAAAFFAAKTIKDSGIPFKGNILLCFPVDEEGSMIGIKDFIEKGWADDVDGAIICEPEEKNLCIFQKGAMRIKVTFQGAQAHGCMPLSGVNPNWALMRFINEIKHLENFEKDRMMRHDYLGWPSITPTLIKAPLEGVAQINVIPDDCYVTLDIRTVPNQDHEALVRQIQGIIDRLSHQYPDDYDRFAASIEIIDDRPWTEVPREEPVVKAVDLAFREVMGSEPKYNGVPGATDGTFLQIRKGIPVIVTGAGDREVPHHVDEWVELNDLIEAGKIYTLAALYYLNEQ; translated from the coding sequence ATGTATAAAGATGTACTACGTTTCTTTGACGAAGAAGGCCTTATCAAGTGTACCCAGGATTTAGTTCGTATTAATAGCGTTTTTGACCCAGATGTAGAAGGTGCAAATGAGTCTCGAGTAACGGAGTATCTGGAAAAGCTGCTTCATAAGGAAGGGTTTGAAGTCCATGTAGATGAAGTGGTTCCAGGTCGCTCTAATGTCATAGCTTTTCTTCGAGGCAAAGAACCTGGCAAGACGCTTCTCTTCGAAGGACACCAGGATGTAGTTTCTATTGGAGACCCTCAGAAGTGGAAATATGATCCCTTTGGCGGAGAGATTGTCGAGGTAGATGGTAAAAAAAGAATGTATGGCCGCGGTACGAATGATACGAAAGGGAATACAGCTGCTGCCTTTTTTGCAGCGAAAACCATTAAAGACTCTGGAATTCCCTTTAAAGGCAATATACTTCTCTGCTTCCCCGTAGATGAAGAAGGCTCCATGATTGGCATCAAGGATTTTATAGAAAAGGGTTGGGCTGATGATGTGGATGGAGCTATTATTTGCGAACCTGAAGAGAAAAATCTATGTATTTTTCAAAAAGGGGCAATGCGAATCAAAGTTACCTTTCAAGGAGCGCAAGCCCATGGATGTATGCCTCTTTCTGGTGTAAATCCTAACTGGGCTCTCATGCGCTTTATCAATGAAATTAAACATCTCGAAAATTTTGAAAAGGACAGAATGATGCGACACGACTATCTTGGATGGCCGAGCATTACTCCTACCCTGATTAAAGCTCCCCTCGAAGGGGTAGCACAGATCAATGTCATTCCCGATGATTGTTATGTAACCCTTGATATTCGTACCGTTCCCAACCAGGATCACGAAGCTTTGGTACGACAAATTCAGGGCATTATTGATCGCCTTAGCCATCAATATCCCGATGATTATGATCGCTTTGCAGCTTCCATAGAGATTATTGATGATAGGCCGTGGACAGAAGTTCCCAGAGAAGAACCAGTTGTAAAGGCCGTAGATCTTGCTTTTCGCGAAGTGATGGGCTCTGAACCTAAATATAACGGGGTTCCAGGCGCTACAGATGGCACGTTCCTGCAGATTCGGAAGGGCATCCCTGTAATTGTTACAGGGGCTGGCGATAGGGAAGTGCCCCATCATGTAGATGAATGGGTTGAGCTTAACGATCTGATTGAAGCAGGGAAGATCTATACGCTGGCAGCCCTCTACTATTTAAACGAACAATAA